ACGCTGCGGCTTGATGCCTTCGATTTCGGTCGCCATCGAGGCGGCTTCCAGCGGTCCGATCCAGATCGGAAGATTGAGTTTATTGTCGGGATCCTTCAACACCACGATGGGCATTTTGGTATTGGGGTCGAGGGTCAGACCGCCAACCACCATCAGGATAAATTCGTCTTTTGGGCCGGTCATAGGGGCTCTCTGTGGTGTTGGCCTTGGGCGCTCAGCAGAGTGATGGAGCGCGTGCTCCATCACAGCGCCCATTTTGGACGAAAGGTTCCTTACCGTCAACCAGACTTGCCGCGCGCAGGCGCGCACGGCTCGCGTCAGCGCGGCACAAGCTGATCGATAACGCGATAAAGTTGATTGAGGTTGCGGCACTCCTCGACC
The genomic region above belongs to Candidatus Binataceae bacterium and contains:
- a CDS encoding bifunctional nuclease domain-containing protein: MTGPKDEFILMVVGGLTLDPNTKMPIVVLKDPDNKLNLPIWIGPLEAASMATEIEGIKPQR